From the Pecten maximus unplaced genomic scaffold, xPecMax1.1, whole genome shotgun sequence genome, the window gatttatttcaatgtttatcTTTAACAACACAAGCTTACCATGCGACAAGTcagaaagaaatataaatacaaactaGACAAACGGGAATACTTGGATGTAAACAGATGTGTACTGTCATTATTGAAAGCCGatcattttatttaatattggTTCCTAGTTCTAGTTTGTTTAAGACTGACTTGTATACATACTTTTTACGTTATCTGGTTTGTGTATGAAGCCTGtgttaacaaactgaataataGTTTATTGATAGACTACACGTCATTCTTAGTGTTATACCTCTCTATAAATAGTCCAGGTATTTCCTCTTTcagtatatttctatatttatacTTTAAAGACCTTTATCTCGACCATGTCTCAAATTGCCTATGATATTTATGTCATGTAATCTAAATATACCCACATCGTACAATTCACCTGGTGTATGTGCATTATTTAAACCGATGAGCCTGTGTTATAAAACATCTACGCTATGCTGAACGATTGGAACTGTTaaacatataacaaatattctaactgtcattgatatttttcatgtatattttgataGTGTAAATCACAATTAACTTAAACATGGATTAGTGAGTGATCGCCTTTCATTAACAAGTCTATGTTAGTCTACTTAATGTTTATGCCACTACTACATGTTTGCTGCCAGTTGTCATTGCATTGCTACTGCAATCGGAATTGGAAAGAGAAATGACACTCAGCAGTTATCTTAATGgttattttaattagattgtaagTTGTAATTGTCATTTATTAGTATAAACTTTTGGAAGATGTATTATTCAAGCATTTCGATGTAGcaatgaaatataatgaaataaataaaaaaaaaagaatactgCCGGTACTAAACCGGGTATAAAGCATAATTTATTTGGGGAGTGACTGTCAATCTATGGCCTTTCAATTTCGAAATGGGTAGCTCGAATTCCGACTTTGACAATTTGGAGGGGCGCGTTAGAAATGCCTGTTGGAAAATTTTAGTGATATTgggaaaataatcaaatattgaGCGTATGCCAAGTAACAAACAAGCATGATTTGGTAATGCtagttatataatgtttttatcatgatATGTGCATATCGAAAAAGGGTTGTCATGTCACTGAGATTGAAAATAACACAATCCCTGAAGCTTTAGGCATGCATTAAAAACTCCCCATAGATAAGCTGGATATATCAATTACTACATATTCAACAACCTTATCTGCACACATGGTCACATATAACATCTTCTAAAAAGGGTCGTGAAGGTGTATCCTATAACAATATAACCGTGAATAGCATGAGTTTTTACCgagtatgtattatatttatagacaaTTACTGATGGCCACGGTAAACGTATCGTATTAAGCTTAATTCTGTTAGTAGATATGACTGAACAACACCTAAATGATGTTTGGATGAGCTTGTAAAGTACGTATGTTCGTATTAGAAGAAAACAATGATTCTGGTTATtatgtgttttcatttttatctgtGATCGTCAACGTTATCATGTAAATATAGCAGTAATCTTGACTGATATGTACAGCGTATGGATTGTCTCTGTCCACACATATATGTCCTGTGTAGTCTTGCAACCAAGGAAAATAATATCTGCTATGTTTAGCGTATTAATTGTCTGCCCGCACAAATATGTCTTGTGTAGTCTTGCAACCAAAGAAAATACTATCTGCTATGTTTAGCGTATTAATTGTCTGCCCACACAAATATGTCTTGTGTAGTCTTGTAACCAAAGAAAATATTATCTGCTATGTTCAGCGTATTAATTGTCTCTGCCCACACAGATATGTCCTGTTTAGTCTTGCAACGAAAGAAAATAGTATCTGCATATTGTTGTGGTATGGACAAAGGCCTAAACCTGTCATTGGTCACAAAGTTAatggcatcatacagctgtggGTTCAAAGTGTACACGATATGCGCACCAAGTATACACGATAGAATGAATAATTACACTTTTTAACACAAATTGTTGGTAAATGCAGCCAGGTACAAATTTTACTAACGTGAGCGTTTTAATGATTAGATTAATTATTGATAAACAAAAGCTTAGGACTTTCAATGAACGATAATCCAGAGACCATATAATGTGTGAGTAGACGTCTAAGACAGAGTGTTAAATTGTTATAGTTGAGCATTGGTTATTTGAATGTGACATTGGCCAAATAAGCAAATTCTTGAAAATCTTCTCAGTTCCTCGAGAGCAAGATACTTTGCCAGAAGAATACTTATTTTTGCTTCACCAGAACATATTTTCATAATGATTTtaagattcattttcaaaaacCCCTCAAGGCATATGAAACATACACTATAAACGGTTAATTACGTGCTttacacacattacatatgGGCTATGTGTGTTTTATCAATCAAAAGCTGTTGAGCTAGTGCTTGTTATTGTTAAACTATCACCTGACTGTATGCATCCAATCCCACGCTGTAAATAATCAATCCATTAGTGAAATACAGATTTGTAGaaatattgttaataaaataattttgcatGTAACAAGCCTTTTCATTGGCGTAATCAAAACGTTTTTTGTTACGTCACATTTGATTCGCTGATACAATGGCATAATGCTTTCTAAGAGAAACGATTTAATCGATAAAATTGGATTTGCAGAATGATGGTTAATTGAGTCGTGAGGGTAACTTGAATATCTTTTAGCATTAACAGTGCCCCTGACAGTTAGTTACTAGCCATGTAATGAATGCAGGCCCACTGAGCTTCTTGTTTTCTGCTGTTGTTTGAACCAAGAGTTTCTTTTCGTTCGTTTTCAGGTGACGGAACGAACTAAGAATCAAGAAAACAGTGTAAGCTGAATGTGTTACTGTTCCAAAAGGCGTCATAATGGATATAACGTAATTTATGAAGAGGAAAATCCAGCCTGAACTATGTTTCAATTATTCAGGAGATTTTAAAGTATGGCTTCAAAAACTGCTGAGCGTTGTAAGTTGTGGCGCGAAAAGCGGAAAGATGATGCCGAATATTGGGAGCAGGAGCGGATACGAAAACGAAACGCAAGACGATTGCGTTCTGCTGAGAAAAAAGAACATGATAGAGAACTGAGTAGAAAAAGACAGACGAAATTCAGAGAAAGAAAGAAGGTAGTGTCCAAGGTAAATACGACTCAGTTGGAAGTACATGAAGCAACTGGTGACTCCGGAAACATAGAAATTATTGATAACACCGGAAGTACATCGATTTCCTCAGATGATGTATCATCTCAATCAAGTTTCCATGTCACGGACACggtttcaaaattatttttggaTCCTGACAGCAAGGACAGTGACTCGGATGAATCTTCAGATAATATGATTTTGGAAAAGGATGCTATGAATGACGAAGATTGTCATATGATTCTGCAGAATTTGAATGGCCACAGGTAATTCGATAAATGTCAatgtatcaatttaaaaaaaaagtttctttaAACCTGATAATGAATTTCtgattttcaaatattataaaCGTTAATATTTTAGCGGTTAGCTTATTTTAGCGGATAATGTGGTATCTAATCATTGCGTTAATCTGTTAAAACATTAGTCATGCGCAAATATTGAATGCGCATACATGCGTATACATTGAATACATTagatgatttatttatatggatattttatatcgacaaaaattcaaaactcgtatcTTTTAGTATAAATAACTCATAAGGTGATAATGGTGTCTTTGTTGTGCTGTAGGTTGGCAGTAGTAAACACCCCTACTCTTAAAAATGATCAAAGCAGAACGGAAGAAGAAATTAACGAGATTAAACAAAGACAAGACACACGGCATGCTTACTTTAAAGCACTACAAATTGCATTGTCTCATAATGACGACTTTGATTCCATGAGAAACCAATGTAATTCATATGCACAGCACATTGATAAGACATATCCTATAGGTGATCTTCCCGTACTTGACGGAGAAAATTACAAACAGGATTGGGTAGCGTCAAGTCTTTACCCTTGTGATGACGCCCCGGACAACCACGTCCCAATAAAAACAGGTGTTGATGGCAATTGTCTTCCAAGGATTGGAAGTTTATTCGTGTTTGGCAATGAGAAACAACATGTTGAATTCAGAGTCAGGATATTCATGGAGTTGTGCCGGTTTGAGGATACGTACTTGGACAATTCATTTTTGAACAGAGGTTCAGAAACTCCTTTAGACGATATCGCAATGGCTCTGGCATTGTATTCAGATGTTTATGTTCCACGTGGGAAAGACAAATGTCGTTTTGCTTTCCGACAGTATGTGAAAAGTGTTCTTCAGACCAACAGTTTCAGTGGCATGTGGAGCATATTCGGTCTGGCTAGCGTCATTGGTGTGccgatattttcaatatatccATCTTATGGCGGACACAATGTTAGACGGCATCTCCATCGAAAGGTTATTCCACGAGTCTTTCGTCAGGACAACAGTCGACTTATCCATATTATGTGGACAAATACTGTGGGAAACCAACAGAGTCCCATTGCCTGGACTCCAAACCATTTTGTAGCCGTTCTTCCGACACAGGACACCATTCAATCAATCAGAGAGACAGCTCTTGAATTAGCAACACCAACACAGAAGAGTGGAATTCAAGCATGTACAAACGAAACTGGGTAGGTTTTTCGCatgttttgataaacatatcactgtatttttgtgtaacgtaattcattattatattgacaatacatattttgtctttttctaTAAGATTTCGCTTAACGAGTGCATGCGTAcatttaattgtaaaaaaaagttttagaCAAACGATATTGTACAAATCACAAAACGTTGAATACTTATAGGTCCAATATGCAGAAAGAATTTTTGCCGACGCCTCCCACGAGCAAACCGACGAAAGCTCGTCATGTCGAGATGGTGGAGAGTCCTACTTCCGCATTCCTTCAACACGTGGGCATGGATGATCCATCGTTTCCTGTCTCCAAAGATAAAGCATCTGACAGAGATACCGTGTTAAATCAGTCTAGACAAGATGTGTCTTTACAACAGGATATTGTGCCATATGCTTTAGCTGATCAAACGGGCGAAGGAAAACACAGGTAAGTAAGCTTTTAAAACATTGCAATTAATAGAGTTATACGACCTTTAACATCTTGATAAGTTTGTATGGGCTATATATTGGAGCACGTGTTCCGTTTTGTTCTGGTGTACCTATAAATACCAGATAAATGTAAAAAACCGAAAAAACagtctggtgtacactgctcACGACTATCAAATATCCGATCGATAAAGGACAAAGTCCGGTATTTAGACGCAGATTTGCCAACGGAAAATATGTCGGTTCTGGTTATCTGAATCATGTTTACACAAAATGCcttaaaataacatattttacatCCCAATTGCTACAACTATGCGAATAATAAACCATTGCTTTCCTTTCAACTAACTGATAATGCCAGAGGTAATTTTGACAGTATTTATTACATATCTAATTCTAATAATAAAACTGTGATGTCGGTTGCTTTCTTATTTCAACAGACATGAATATATATGTCTTTCACATCCCGGAGAAGACCTTGTCTACCTATGCATTGAATGCAAAGAACTACCATTATGCTATAAATGCCATTTAGAGAATCATATTGGTCACAATTTAGCTGACTTGAGGACTCATCTTGTCGAAAAGGAAAACATGTATTTAAGAAAACTGGCATCAACGCGCGAGAGAATGGTTGAGGAAATCAATCAACGAGAAAGGGATCATGAAAAACAGACGAGACGGTTACAAAGAGAAATAAACGAAA encodes:
- the LOC117318721 gene encoding uncharacterized protein LOC117318721, yielding MASKTAERCKLWREKRKDDAEYWEQERIRKRNARRLRSAEKKEHDRELSRKRQTKFRERKKVVSKVNTTQLEVHEATGDSGNIEIIDNTGSTSISSDDVSSQSSFHVTDTVSKLFLDPDSKDSDSDESSDNMILEKDAMNDEDCHMILQNLNGHRLAVVNTPTLKNDQSRTEEEINEIKQRQDTRHAYFKALQIALSHNDDFDSMRNQCNSYAQHIDKTYPIGDLPVLDGENYKQDWVASSLYPCDDAPDNHVPIKTGVDGNCLPRIGSLFVFGNEKQHVEFRVRIFMELCRFEDTYLDNSFLNRGSETPLDDIAMALALYSDVYVPRGKDKCRFAFRQYVKSVLQTNSFSGMWSIFGLASVIGVPIFSIYPSYGGHNVRRHLHRKVIPRVFRQDNSRLIHIMWTNTVGNQQSPIAWTPNHFVAVLPTQDTIQSIRETALELATPTQKSGIQACTNETGSNMQKEFLPTPPTSKPTKARHVEMVESPTSAFLQHVGMDDPSFPVSKDKASDRDTVLNQSRQDVSLQQDIVPYALADQTGEGKHRHEYICLSHPGEDLVYLCIECKELPLCYKCHLENHIGHNLADLRTHLVEKENMYLRKLASTRERMVEEINQRERDHEKQTRRLQREINEMNELYQKQLNAWTGVQREKVIDRDKKIRCELKFLKSQLEHFDKMSENTFGELKTLPLPQRLSAMSVKPRQLPLTELFPHTNLVFDAGHVCLTEQLGGLTEIQDGIESAKNDVPITGNASNGSVLHVPKRNGIRAQTETLVKNNGQNTNTGNTSGIGGNEDIIRIISSQKSQTPIHLFMKPTMETDQPSMNESLSDATFLKGGAHVNTVPNQDRLSLKEQQTLLVHISDEKVGHHVITCDESVVQNRTAECQAIASLANGMPQNFTNPQVVKNQVYGLSNSRNDRDQAKYGILHHTLNQQEVTDEKSNIIKLPFQISSKAVIQVSLISRHVG